A genome region from Deltaproteobacteria bacterium HGW-Deltaproteobacteria-2 includes the following:
- a CDS encoding acetyl-CoA C-acyltransferase: protein MQHKDDDIVIVSAVRTPFSNFNSAMADIPSIDLGVMVMQEVVKRAGINPGEIDEINYGSCVLAEVALELDVPARQATLLAGFPAENISLTLDRACCSSLSCLRLGFRAIKAGEAEIAMAVGAENMPRTPHLAPGLRKGVKLGHIQLIDGLFELGYAAKGFNPVAKDAGEVALEHGVTREMQDAWALDSQTKYAKAFAEGKYKIGEELIPVIIPQKKGDPVVIEKDESPRKTTIEALAKLKPIYGSPTVTAGNAPPISAGSSAILFMTRTKAKEKGLKPMATIVATVASATAPRAIAEIPAYTIKKALDRSGLTLDQMNMIEINEAFAAVTLTATKMLANDNYEKWKEILEKTNINGGAIAIGHPVGASAARITMHLAYELQRRGGGYGVASICGGLAQGEAVILRVD from the coding sequence ATGCAACACAAGGATGATGATATAGTTATTGTCAGTGCCGTAAGAACACCTTTCAGTAATTTTAATTCGGCCATGGCGGATATCCCCAGTATTGATCTCGGAGTCATGGTCATGCAAGAGGTTGTAAAACGGGCTGGAATCAACCCCGGTGAAATCGATGAAATCAACTACGGCAGTTGTGTTCTGGCGGAGGTTGCTCTGGAATTGGATGTGCCGGCAAGGCAGGCTACTCTCCTCGCGGGGTTCCCCGCAGAAAATATTTCGCTTACCCTTGATCGGGCCTGCTGCTCCTCGCTCTCTTGTCTGCGTCTTGGTTTTCGGGCTATCAAGGCGGGTGAAGCGGAAATCGCCATGGCCGTAGGTGCCGAAAATATGCCCCGGACACCACATCTGGCACCGGGTTTACGCAAAGGGGTAAAGTTGGGACATATTCAGCTCATAGATGGTCTTTTTGAACTGGGCTATGCCGCCAAGGGATTTAACCCGGTAGCCAAAGATGCGGGAGAAGTTGCTCTGGAGCACGGTGTAACAAGAGAAATGCAGGATGCATGGGCTTTGGATAGCCAAACGAAATATGCAAAAGCTTTCGCTGAGGGAAAGTATAAAATCGGCGAAGAACTCATTCCGGTGATCATTCCGCAGAAAAAAGGAGACCCTGTAGTCATTGAAAAGGATGAATCCCCCCGCAAAACCACCATTGAAGCGCTTGCCAAACTAAAACCTATTTATGGCAGCCCGACGGTAACAGCCGGTAATGCGCCGCCAATTAGTGCGGGATCCAGCGCAATATTGTTCATGACAAGGACAAAAGCAAAGGAGAAAGGTCTAAAACCTATGGCTACGATTGTGGCTACCGTTGCATCGGCGACGGCGCCCAGAGCGATTGCCGAAATCCCGGCCTATACCATTAAGAAGGCATTGGACAGGTCAGGCCTGACGCTGGATCAGATGAATATGATTGAGATCAATGAAGCGTTCGCTGCCGTTACCCTGACGGCTACAAAAATGCTGGCGAATGATAATTACGAGAAATGGAAAGAGATTCTGGAAAAGACCAACATCAATGGCGGTGCAATTGCCATCGGTCATCCCGTGGGCGCGAGTGCCGCCAGAATCACGATGCATCTGGCCTATGAACTTCAGAGACGGGGCGGCGGCTACGGTGTGGCTTCCATATGCGGTGGCTTGGCACAGGGTGAGGCGGTTATTCTGCGTGTAGACTAA
- a CDS encoding acyl-CoA dehydrogenase, with the protein MPRKLFTEEHHIFRESFHKFLEKEIAPFLEKWEHDGIVPKDIWIKMGKSGFLCPWLEEQYGGSNAGYEYSVILNEELSYLGATGLLAGLHSDIIVPYINSFGNEEQKKRWLPGCASGNIITAIAMTEPGTGSDLAAIRSTAVKDGKDYIINGQKTFISNGINCDLVIVAVKTDTKADPPSKGISLICVEAGTPGFEKGRNLDKMGFHSQDTAELTFVDCRVPAANLLGQEGQGFSFLMKKLQGERLVTSIMAQSMAESMLQMTIKYSRERTVFGKPISSFQHNTFKIVEMATEIELGRTFLDNLICDYIAGEDIVMKVSMAKAWIPEMANRVAYQCVQLHGGYGYMEEYPICRFARDVRVIPIFAGTTEVMKVIVGKMMGL; encoded by the coding sequence ATGCCCAGAAAGCTATTCACCGAAGAGCATCATATATTTCGTGAAAGCTTCCATAAATTTCTGGAAAAAGAGATTGCTCCTTTTCTCGAAAAATGGGAGCATGATGGAATCGTACCCAAAGATATCTGGATAAAAATGGGAAAGAGTGGATTTCTTTGTCCCTGGCTTGAAGAGCAATATGGAGGATCAAACGCAGGTTATGAGTATTCCGTAATCCTCAATGAGGAGTTATCCTATTTAGGAGCCACAGGCCTTCTTGCTGGTCTTCACAGCGATATTATCGTTCCTTATATTAACAGTTTTGGTAATGAAGAACAGAAAAAACGTTGGCTCCCGGGATGTGCCTCGGGAAATATTATTACAGCGATTGCCATGACGGAACCGGGAACAGGTTCAGACCTGGCAGCCATTAGATCAACCGCTGTAAAGGACGGAAAAGACTATATCATCAACGGGCAGAAAACCTTCATTTCCAATGGTATAAATTGCGATCTCGTTATCGTTGCCGTTAAAACGGACACCAAAGCAGATCCGCCCTCCAAGGGCATCAGCCTTATCTGTGTGGAAGCCGGCACACCTGGTTTTGAAAAAGGCCGTAATCTCGACAAAATGGGTTTTCACAGTCAGGACACGGCAGAGTTGACCTTTGTAGATTGTCGTGTTCCCGCTGCTAATCTTCTGGGCCAAGAAGGTCAGGGGTTTTCTTTCCTGATGAAAAAGCTCCAGGGGGAAAGACTCGTTACATCTATAATGGCGCAGTCCATGGCCGAGTCAATGCTGCAGATGACAATAAAATACTCGCGTGAAAGAACAGTTTTCGGAAAACCAATTAGTTCTTTCCAGCATAACACTTTCAAGATTGTCGAAATGGCAACGGAAATTGAACTGGGCAGAACATTTCTGGACAACCTTATTTGCGACTATATCGCCGGCGAGGATATTGTCATGAAGGTCTCCATGGCCAAGGCCTGGATACCGGAAATGGCAAACCGCGTCGCTTACCAATGCGTACAGTTGCACGGGGGATACGGATACATGGAAGAATATCCTATTTGCCGTTTTGCCCGCGATGTAAGAGTCATTCCTATATTTGCGGGAACTACGGAAGTGATGAAAGTCATTGTTGGAAAGATGATGGGGTTATAA